From the genome of Brassica oleracea var. oleracea cultivar TO1000 chromosome C4, BOL, whole genome shotgun sequence:
ATGCTTTTATGGTGTGTACATGGCTGACGAAGTTTGATTTGTTTTTGGACAGGTGAAGCTGCAGTTCTTGTTGAAAGTACGGTTCAAGCACAAGAGATGAGCTCGAAACAAACAGGAAGACAACCTTTTGTTAACTACTGTCTTTTAGGAGATCAAAAAACAGTATGAAGACAAATTTTTTGTCTCTCTGGCTTTGTAGTTGTGTCTGGTTGGAAAACATCCATTACATTTTGTTAAAGATCTTTCTCAGTAACCACTCTTTTGGGTCACTTGTTTAAAACTAATGTTGTTTCTTTGAAGGATCGTTAAAGAAATGGTTAAATCCAAAGAGAAAAATGGTTTGCGGATTTGATTTTTGAGATGCAAAGAATCGAAAAGTCGATAGTAACAAAGTTTCTAGAAGAACCAGAAGTTCCAGTCTCACGCAAGCTAGTCACTTGTACTCAAACAGACCATGGAAACATGGATTCCGGGTAGTAAAGAGATTCATTTGAGCTGCAAAATGACTCATTGCAGTCCATGGACGTTGACGCAACATCACTCATTTGGTTAAGGTTGGAGTCTGAGACTACATGGTTAAACCAACTGTGAAGATCCTGGGGCATATCTTGGGCTAGAACCTTCCCTTGTTCCATGCAATCCTCTTGAGGGAACTTTCTAGAAGCTTGTTCTCTAAGGAGTACCACTTGTGCTTGTAGACTAACAACCTTAACAACACACAAGCAAGTCAAGCAACATGTAAGCACACTAGACATGATGAAGAAAAAAAAACTGGTTTACTTATACACACAAAAATGGTTTGGAACCAAATAAAAAGAACCTGTTGCTGGAGGGAGAAGATTTGGGAGACGCAGCCGTAAATAGGATCATGGAGACGAGACTGAGCCTCGTAAGAGATGGTTCGTACGGCTTCACAACGGTCATGAACAGGGAGATTAGAAATGAGCTTAGAGAAGTTGCTGGCACCAAAGACTTTGTGAATGGCTCCAAAATTAGCGGACCCTTCTTCGTAGCAAAAGTATGGTGCAAATACACAACCTTCTACACATTTCCTACGCAAGAACTTGCATCCTCCACATGGTGAACCTAAACCTCCCATTCTCAAAATGTAGTTACTAATCTATAGTTAACCAAAATATTATCTTGGAGGAAGATTAATACTACTAATGACGATTATATATAGTGCATGAAAGGGTTTATGCAGAGGGTAAAAGAAAAAAAGAACAAGGTGGGATTTGTTATTTTATATAAACTTTTCTTTTTGTGTGCGCAAATGTATATAGTAACTCAATTTGTTAGTTTACATGTGTCTCTCTAATGGCGTACAAAAGTGCAGCTTTATTTTTTCTCCCTCAAGTTTATATACATTGTAGAATATATCTTTTTCAGTATAACTCGATATAAAATGTTATTGTGTTTAATCTTTTGAGGATGAGAATTTTAGAAAATACTTGAGAGAACCATATTAATATTGAGATCCGATTGACTGAGAGATTTCGTTGACGTATAGGACAAAACAATGAGTAAACATGAACGAAACCCATTTTGCTTTTTGTTTTGATTACTATACTTATGTTGTAAATTATTGTTTCTTTATTCATCATGTACTTAATTATTGATTTAGAGGTTACTTTTGATTTTTGTTTAGTGTATTTTCTCTGTCAATTTAAAGGGAATGATTCAAGTTAATGAACATGGAAGTGAATATTATGCATAACTTAATATAGTTATTTTCATATATAAAAAATTGACATACCAACACATATATAGGGTTTTCTAACCTGCATAAAAACAAAGGTTGATAGTATTGGTCTAATGAAATTATTCTAACGATATTTTAGACATTTGCTATGCTCTCAGTTTTGATTAAACTTTACAGGCTAGAAAAATAGACCCATGACGATCCAGCCCACATAACAATCATGAATCATGATTATCAAGAAAATTATTCCGAAATAATTGATTAAGTACAAAAGGTAAATGATTCAAAAATAATGAACAACTGATAGTGGGTTTATCACTTAATGTTGGTTTAGTGAAAGATTAAATATAATAATCAGAAAAGGATTGTGGAGATCAGCACAAGAAACAAAACATAAATAAATCAAGAACTAATACGGCGCTACGTGTTGATTGTCTGTCTATCTTTACAGAGATCATTCTGTTTGCATCTTTCATTGTGTGTTTTATTTAATATGATTAGTCTACTTTATGATTACAACTTACTTGTATATATGAATGTAAATATATAAATGAATTCACTTCAAACACGTTTGGACCACAGTGGTGGTGTATTGGACGTGTAACTAACAATCAGTTTTCTTATTTGAAATCACAACTATGATGAGAACATAACGATAACTAATATTTCTTTTTAATTATTCTACATATTAATTATAATGACCTAAAACGTATAAATGTAAGAAAAACAAATCTTTACTAATTATCATTATAATTTGATTATTTTGTAAATGTTTAGATGCACGTATATGAGCACAGGAAATCATTTAGTAGACCCGTTAATTGTGAAACCTATCGAGAGACTAGTGTTGTTATTCATTGAGAAAGGGAAAAAACACTTGGTTGTTTTCTAACGACCTTGAACATCGGTGAGAGTAACGTCATTGAAAGAACCACCCGTTTCCCCGCTGGGCAAAGTACCTGAGCTGCCGCTATTTTGGACGTTTATCTTCCTTCCCACCATAAAAGCAGGATGCTTCGGAGATGGAAGATTAATGGCGTTATGTCCAAACATGAACACAACAGAGGACATGTCTGGTCTGTCAAAAGGGCTTTCTTGCACGCAGAGCAACCCAATGTGTACGCACTTTATCACGTCGTTCTCCTCATAAGTCTCTCCGTCCATTAACGTATCTATGATCTCTGTTGCTTCACCTTTCTCCCACAGAGCCCAAATCTACAAGACGAAAGAAACCAACATTTTCTTGTTCTTCTGTTTTTTACTTTTTTACCAGTCCCAATCCCAAACTCCTGTGAAAAAAACTGAGTTTTTAACTTACATGTCCGACTAAATTCGAAGATTCTTGGTAGATAGTACTGTTCTTCTTTCCGGTTATGATCTCTAAGATCAATATTCCATAGCTGTAGACATCGGATTTTATGGAGAATTGGCCATCCATTGCGTACTCCGGTGACATATATCCGCTGTGACAATTTAGATTGAAATGTTTTGTTGGGTCCCTCCTAGATGAAGAGGACCAATTGGGGTGAACTTAAGAAATAATAATGCTCCCCCTTTGTCACTAGACTCACAATAATAGAGTTTAGAGAGAGAGACAAAAGAGAGAAAGAAGAGAGAAGGATAAAACTCGTAAGGTGATTTCAAGACTGGATTTGGAGGGTCAAACGGATCCTGATCGGGCTGATATTTTGTGGGAAGCTTCTTCAGTCAGTGGGTTAGAGGTTCACCGAAGGGATTTGGATTTCAACGGTTGGATCTTCTGTTGTCTGGGTTTTCTTGAAGCTGGTCGCCATAGTTCTTCAGCAGAGCAGTCTTGGGTGTTTGGTAAATCCAACGGTGAGATCTTCTCTTATTGAGCTGAAATTTGGCAGAGGTATTGTCGACTTGTTTATCTTGGATTTGTACGGTTGGATTAGTTTCTGGAAGCCNNNNNNNNNNNNNNNNNNNNNNNNNNNNNNNNNNNNNNNNNNNNNNNNNNNNNNNNNNNNNNNNNNNNNNNNNNNNNNNNNNNNNNNNNNNNNNNNNNNNNNNNNNNNNNNNNNNNNNNNNNNNNNNNNNNNNNNNNNNNNNNNNNNNNNNNNNNNNNNNNNNNNNNNNNNNNNNNNNNNNNNNNNNNNNNNNNNNNNNNNNNNNNNNNNNNNNNNNNNNNNNNNNNNNNNNNNNNNNNNNNNNNNNNNNNNNNNNNNNNNNNNNNNNNNNNNNNNNNNNNNNNNNNNNNNNNNNNNNNNNNNNNNNNNNNNNNNNNNNNNNNNNNNNNNNNNNNNNNNNNNNNNNNNNNNNNNNNNNNNNNNNNNNNNNNNNNNNNNNNNNNNNNNNNNNNNNNNNNNNNNNNNNNNNNNNNNNNNNNNNNNNNNNNNNNNNNNNNNNNNNNNNNNNNNNNNNNNNNNNNNNNNNNNNNNNNNNNNNNNNNNNNNNNNNNNNNNNNNNNNNNNNNNNNNNNNNNNNNNNNNNNNNNNNNNNNNNNNNNNNNNNNNNNNNNNNNNNNNNNNNNNNNNNNNNNNNNNNNNNNNNNNNNNNNNNNNNNNNNNNNNNNNNNNNNNNNNNNNNNNNNNNNNNNNNNNNNNNNNNNNNNNNNNNNNNNNNNNNNNNNNNNNNNNNNNNNNNNNNNNNNNNNNNNNNNNNNNNNNNNNNNNNNNNNNNNNNNNNNNNNNNNNNNNNNNNNNNNNNNNNNNNNNNNNNNNNNNNNNNNNNNNNNNNNNNNNNNNNNNNNNNNNNNNNNNNNNNNNNNNNNNNNNNNNNNNNNNNNNNNNNNNNNNNNNNNNNNNNNNNNNNNNNNNNNNNNNNNNNNNNNNNNNNNNNNNNNNNNNNNNNNNNNNNNNNNNNNNNNNNNNNNNNNNNNNNNNNNNNNNNNNNNNNNNNNNNNNNNNNNNNNNNNNNNNNNNNNNNNNNNNNNNNNNNNNNNNNNNNNNNNNNNNNNNNNNNNNNNNNNNNNNNNNNNNNNNNNNNNNNNNNNNNNNNNNNNNNNNNNNNNNNNNNNNNNNNNNNNNNNNNNNNNNNNNNNNNNNNNNNNNNNNNNNNNNNNNNNNNNNNNNNNNNNNNNNNNNNNNNNNNNNNNNNNNNNNNNNNNNNNNNNNNNNNNNNNNNNNNNNNNNNNNNNNNNNNNNNNNNNNNNNNNNNNNNNNNNNNNNNNNNNNNNNNNNNNNNNNNNNNNNNNNNNNNNNNNNNNNNNNNNNNNNNNNNNNNNNNNNNNNNNNNNNNNNNNNNNNNNNNNNNNNNNNNNNNNNNNNNNNNNNNNNNNNNNNNNNNNNNNNNNNNNNNNNNNNNNNNNNNNNNNNNNNNNNNNNNNNNNNNNNNNNNNNNNNNNNNNNNNNNNNNNNNNNNNNNNNNNNNNNNNNNNNNNNNNNNNNNNNNNNNNNNNNNNNNNNNNNNNNNNNNNNNNNNNNNNNNNNNNNNNNNNNNNNNNNNNNNNNNNNNNNNNNNNNNNNNNNNNNNNNNNNNNNNNNNNNNNNNNNNNNNNNNNNNNNNNNNNNNNNNNNNNNNNNNNNNNNNNNNNNNNNNNNNNNNNNNNNNNNNNNNNNNNNNNNNNNNATGTGTGTGGTCCAATGAAGACAAGATCTCTTGGTGGCGCATCATATTATGTGACTTTTATTGATGATCATTCAAGGAAGTCGTGGGTATTTCCTATGAGGACGAAGGATCAGGTGCTGGGATATTTCAAGCACTTTGTGGCATTGGTTGAGAGACAAACGGGGAAGAAGCTGAAGTGTACCCGCAGTGATAATGGTGGAGAGTATCTTGGACCATTTCATGCTTATTGCAAAGAGCATGGAATAAGGCATCAGTTCACGCCACCTCATACTCCACAGTTGTATGGGTTGGCTGAAAGGATGAATCGGACGATTGTCGAGAGGATGAGATGTTTGATCTCACAGTCAGGCTTATCGATGNNNNNNNNNNNNNNNNNNNNNNNNNNNNNNNNNNNNNNNNNNNNNNNNNNNNNNNNNNNNNNNNNNNNNNNNNNNNNNNNNNNNNNNNNNNNNNNNNNNNNNNNNNNNNNNNNNNNNNNNNNNNNNNNNNNNNNNNNNNNNNNNNNNNNNNNNNNNNNNNNNNNNNNNNNNNNNNNNNNNNNNNNNNNNNNNNNNNNNNNNNNNNNNNNNNNNNNNNNNNNNNNNNNNNNNNNNNNNNNNNNNNNNNNNNNNNNNNNNNNNNNNNNNNNNNNNNNNNNNNNNNNNNNNNNNNNNNNNNNNNNNNNNNNNNNNNNNNNNNNNNNNNNNNNNNNNNNNNNNNNNNNNNNNNNNNNNNNNNNNNNNNNNNNNNNNNNNNNNNNNNNNNNNNNNNNNNNNNNNNNNNNNNNNNNNNNNNNNNNNNNNNNNNNNNNNNNNNNNNNNNNNNNNNNNNNNNNNNNNNNNNNNNNNNNNNNNNNNNNNNNNNNNNNNNNNNNNNNNNNNNNNNNNNNNNNNNNNNNNNNNNNNNNNNNNNNNNNNNNNNNNNNNNNNNNNNNNNNNNNNNNNNNNNNNNNNNNNNNNNNNNNNNNNNNNNNNNNNNNNNNNNNNNNNNNNNNNNNNNNNNNNNNNNNNNNNNNNNNNNNNNNNNNNNNNNNNNNNNNNNNNNNNNNNNNNNNNNNNNNNNNNNNNNNNNNNNNNNNNNNNNNNNNNNNNNNNNNNNNNNNNNNNNNNNNNNNNNNNNNNNNNNNNNNNNNNNNNNNNNNNNNNNNNNNNNNNNNNNNNNNNNNNNNNNNNNNNNNNNNNNNNNNNNNNNNNNNNNNNNNNNNNNNNNNNNNNNNNNNNNNNNNNNNNNNNNNNNNNNNNNNNNNNNNNNNNNNNNNNNNNNNNNNNNNNNNNNNNNNNNNNNNNNNNNNNNNNNNNNNNNNNNNNNNNNNNNNNNNNNNNNNNNNNNNNNNNNNNNNNNNNNNNNNNNNNNNNNNNNNNNNNNNNNNNNNNNNNNNNNNNNNNNNNNNNNNNNNNNNNNNNNNNNNNNNNNNNNNNNNNNNNNNNNNNNNNNNNNNNNNNNNNNNNNNNNNNNNNNNNNNNNNNNNNNNNNNNNNNNNNNNNNNNNNNNNNNNNNNNNNNNNNNNNNNNNNNNNNNNNNNNNNNNNNNNNNNNNNNNNNNNNNNNNNNNNNNNNNNNNNNNNNNNNNNNNNNNNNNNNNNNNNNNNNNNNNNNNNNNNNNNNNNNNNNNNNNNNNNNNNNNNNNNNNNNNNNNNNNNNNNNNNNNNNNNNNNNNNNNNTCTTCCATCTAGTCGGAGGGGGAGTTTGTTGGGTCCCTCCTAGATGGAGAGGACCAATTGGGGTGAACTTGAAATAATTAATGTTCCCCTTTTTGGCACTTACACAAATAATAGAGCTTTGACAAAAAGAAACAAGAGAGAGAGAAAGGAGAAAAAGAGAGAGAAGGAGAAAACTCGTAAGGTGATTTCAATACTGGATTTGGAGGGTCAAACGGATCCTGATCGGGCTGATATTTTGTGGGAAGCTTCTTCAGTCAGTGGGTTAGAGGTTCACCGAAGGGATTTGGATTTCAACGGTTGGCTCTTCTGTTGTCTGGGTTTTCTTGAAGCTGGTCGCCATAGTTCTTCAGCAGAGCAGTCTTGGGTTGTTGGTAAATCCAACGGTGAGATCTTCTCTTATTGAGCTGAAATTTGGCAGAGGTATTGTCGACTTGTTTATCTTGGATTTGTACGGTTGGACTAGTTTCTGTAAGCCGGAATCTTTGTGAGCTGAGGTCGTTTGGTTGCTGCCGGTTTTGAAGCTTTGTGTTGCTCTCTTGTTGTTGTTGTTTGTGTTGGAGATAGCTCTTTGTAGCTAGATTCTCTATTCTGTTCAGGCTGTTGAACAAGGAGGACGTGGTTGTACACATACCATTTATATAGTGGATTTTTTGAGTGGACTACGGGCCCGTGGTTTTTCCTTCTCACATCGAGGAGGTTTTCCACGTAAAAATTGTGTGTCTCATTTAGTTATCGCAACTTTGATATCTTGCCATCGTCGAAGTATTTTCCTCACAGGTTCGCACAAGGTCAGGGGAACACGACCATTAGTATTTCCGCTGCGCCGTGTGACTTTCCGCAACATGTTTTTCTATATATGATTGGAAAAAAAAAAAGGTTGGAGAGTATTGTGGAGACTGAGAAATAATTACTCACTATGTTCCGACAACCCGATTGGTGCTTCCTTCGATTTGGTTGACCCCAAAGATTCTAGCCATGCCAAAATCAGCAATCTTGGGGATCATCTCGTTGTCAAGAAGAACATTGCTGGCCTTGAGGTCCCTGTGGATGATTCTCAGTCTTGAATCTTGATGAAGATACAAGATTCCCCGAGCAATCCCCTGGATTATTACCATCCGTTTTGGCCAATCCAGCTCCGCTCTCTGCTCTTCATCTACGGGGAAACACGCAACACCATAAGATCATGAATTGGAAGATTTGAAGGCATCAGAAAAATGTTGAACGTACGTACGGAATATGAAATAATCTAGGCTCTTGTTTGGTAAGTACTCGTATATCAACATCTTCTCATCCAGTTCGACGCAACACCCTAAGATCCTCACGAGATTTCGATGCTGCAACTTTGATATCAACTTGACCTCGTTCTTGAACTCTTCCATTCCTTGGCCTGACTTTCTCGACAGCCTCTTCACTGCTATCTCCATACCGTTTTGTAACACGCCCTGAGTCGAACATTTTTTATTCTTTAGAAAACATTGTACACATTATTATTATTATTATTATTATTATTACTAAAATGTTCGGACCAAAGTCCATAATCCCTAGATTCGAAACCATAACATGTATTATTAATTCTATATCAATGGTTACTTGAACCGGGGATGTCGGAAACAGTGACCACGGTTCTTTGAGCTAACGACCTTTGGTATACTACTTATTGAACTTAAAGATTTGTTGTGTATGGTAAGAAGGATTTCGCATCTTCTTACCTTATAAACGGGTCCAAAACCACCTGCTCCAAGCTTGTTACAGAAAGCGAAATTGTTCGTCGCTGTAGCGATTGTGTTAAGCTCAAAGAGAGGCAACTCCCATTCTCTCCCCTGGTCCTCTTCCAATCCGAATGAATCTTTTAAATCAAAAGATTCCCGGGTGAAGGCTGTTGATGATGATCTTGTGAAGATGAAGCAATAAGAAACAAGATGGTTGGTTAAGGTCTCAAGACAATGGAGATACCACTACAAGAGACAAGCATGCATAGTTGGTTAAGGTCTCAAGACAATGGAGATACCACTACAAGAGACAAGCATGCATAGTTGGTTAAGGTCTCAAGACAATGGAGATACCACTACAAGAGACAAGCATGCATAGTTGGTTAAGGTCTCAAGACAATGGAGATACCACTACAAGAGACAAGCATGCATAGTTGGTTAAGGTCTCAAGACAATGGAGATACCACTACAAGAGACAAGCATGCATAGTTGGTTAAGGTCTCAAGACAATGGAGATACCACTACAAGAGACAAGCTATGTTTTTCAATTTCTAACATGGTATCAGAGCATCCAAGCTCTTGAACACCAAACTGCTTCCGCAAATTTACTCTATTCACCTTACTCTTTCACTTGTTTGGTTTACTTTCTTCATTTCTAGAGAACATATCTTGGCTTCCCTTGTTTTCTCTCTTGCCTAGCCTCAGAAATTCAAATTTCTCCTTGGCAAATTTTTTATTTTTTACCCGCTNNNNNNNNNNNNNNNNNNNNNNNNNNNNNNNNNNNNNNNNNNNNNNNNNNNNNNN
Proteins encoded in this window:
- the LOC106342786 gene encoding LOB domain-containing protein 14, whose amino-acid sequence is MGGLGSPCGGCKFLRRKCVEGCVFAPYFCYEEGSANFGAIHKVFGASNFSKLISNLPVHDRCEAVRTISYEAQSRLHDPIYGCVSQIFSLQQQVVSLQAQVVLLREQASRKFPQEDCMEQGKVLAQDMPQDLHSWFNHVVSDSNLNQMSDVASTSMDCNESFCSSNESLYYPESMFPWSV